A DNA window from Acomys russatus chromosome 7, mAcoRus1.1, whole genome shotgun sequence contains the following coding sequences:
- the Wnt11 gene encoding protein Wnt-11 isoform X1: MRARPQVCEALLFALALHTGVCYGIKWLALSKTPAALALNQTQHCKQLEGLVSAQVQLCRSNLELMRTIVHAAREAMKACRRAFADMRWNCSSIELAPNYLLDLERGTRESAFVYALSAATISHTIARACTSGDLPGCSCGPVPGEPPGPGNRWGGCADNLSYGLLMGAKFSDAPMKVKKTGSQANKLMRLHNSEVGRQALRASLETKCKCHGVSGSCSIRTCWKGLQELRDVAADLKTRYLSATKVVHRPMGTRKHLVPKDLDIRPVKDSELVYLQSSPDFCMKNEKVGSHGTQDRQCNKTSNGSDSCDLMCCGRGYNPYMDRVVERCHCKYHWCCYVTCRRCERTVERYVCK, translated from the exons ATGAGGGCGCGTCCGCAGGTCTGCGAGGCTCTGCTCTTCGCCCTGGCGCTCCACACCGGTGTGTGCTATGGCATCAAGTGGCT AGCACTGTCCAAGACTCCAGCAGCCCTGGCACTGAACCAGACGCAACACTGCAAACAGCTGGAGGGTCTGGTGTCTGCGCAGGTGCAGCTCTGCCGCAGCAACCTGGAGCTCATGCGCACAATCGTGCACGCAGCGCGGGAGGCCATGAAGGCCTGCCGCAGGGCCTTTGCCGACATGCGCTGGAACTGCTCCTCCATCGAGCTCGCCCCCAACTATCTGCTTGACCTGGAGAGAG GTACCCGGGAGTCAGCCTTCGTGTATGCCTTGTCGGCCGCCACCATCAGCCACACCATCGCCCGGGCCTGCACCTCTGGCGACCTGCCCGGCTGCTCCTGCGGCCCTGTCCCAGGTGAGCCACCCGGGCCCGGGAACCGCTGGGGAGGATGTGCAGACAACCTCAGCTACGGGCTCCTCATGGGGGCCAAGTTTTCCGATGCTCCTATGAAGGTGAAAAAAACAGGATCCCAAGCCAATAAACTGATGCGGCTACACAACAGTGAAGTGGGGAGACAG GCTCTACGCGCCTCCCTGGAAACGAAGTGTAAGTGCCATGGGGTGTCTGGCTCCTGCTCTATCCGCACCTGTTGGAAGGGGCTACAAGAGCTCCGGGATGTGGCTGCTGACCTCAAGACCCGCTACCTGTCGGCCACGAAAGTGGTACACCGGCCTATGGGCACCCGCAAGCACTTGGTGCCCAAGGACCTGGATATCCGGCCTGTGAAGGACTCAGAACTAGTGTATCTACAGAGTTCCCCTGACTTCTGTATGAAGAATGAAAAGGTGGGATCCCACGGGACCCAAGACAG GCAGTGCAACAAGACCTCCAATGGCAGTGACAGCTGTGACCTCATGTGCTGTGGGCGCGGCTACAATCCCTACATGGACCGAGTGGTGGAGCGATGCCACTGCAAGTACCACTGGTGCTGCTATGTCACGTGCCGCAGGTGTGAGCGCACCGTGGAGCGCTATGTCTGCAAGTGA
- the Wnt11 gene encoding protein Wnt-11 isoform X2, translating into MPCRPPPSATPSPGPAPLATCPAAPAALSQALRASLETKCKCHGVSGSCSIRTCWKGLQELRDVAADLKTRYLSATKVVHRPMGTRKHLVPKDLDIRPVKDSELVYLQSSPDFCMKNEKVGSHGTQDRQCNKTSNGSDSCDLMCCGRGYNPYMDRVVERCHCKYHWCCYVTCRRCERTVERYVCK; encoded by the exons ATGCCTTGTCGGCCGCCACCATCAGCCACACCATCGCCCGGGCCTGCACCTCTGGCGACCTGCCCGGCTGCTCCTGCGGCCCTGTCCCAG GCTCTACGCGCCTCCCTGGAAACGAAGTGTAAGTGCCATGGGGTGTCTGGCTCCTGCTCTATCCGCACCTGTTGGAAGGGGCTACAAGAGCTCCGGGATGTGGCTGCTGACCTCAAGACCCGCTACCTGTCGGCCACGAAAGTGGTACACCGGCCTATGGGCACCCGCAAGCACTTGGTGCCCAAGGACCTGGATATCCGGCCTGTGAAGGACTCAGAACTAGTGTATCTACAGAGTTCCCCTGACTTCTGTATGAAGAATGAAAAGGTGGGATCCCACGGGACCCAAGACAG GCAGTGCAACAAGACCTCCAATGGCAGTGACAGCTGTGACCTCATGTGCTGTGGGCGCGGCTACAATCCCTACATGGACCGAGTGGTGGAGCGATGCCACTGCAAGTACCACTGGTGCTGCTATGTCACGTGCCGCAGGTGTGAGCGCACCGTGGAGCGCTATGTCTGCAAGTGA